The following proteins are encoded in a genomic region of Salminus brasiliensis chromosome 17, fSalBra1.hap2, whole genome shotgun sequence:
- the armc9 gene encoding lisH domain-containing protein ARMC9 isoform X2 yields the protein MTSRKAQEMGDVLANEADLLLMMKEYLKFCEFEETVKIFEKECKSKGKRVPKTPSSPPVDPKTLIIQKDLISSFEDGDAKVFFDLWSEHVPADFRDNDSAVQKLEFYLRIHFVIYPLKNSVGRQDKADFDERISHFKHYLETRGAALSQTTEFLPFYALPFVPNPAVHPSFQELFQDSWAPNLRKRLETFLATILTASASPRLLTLYRESTKSNKESLKQMQAQLAEAEKKASSYMRRHSKMQADYHNLIGVTAELVDSLEATVSGKMISPEYLQGVCVRLFSGQMRQSMAQSIDFTRPGTASSMLRASIAAQRPKDVPLLPSLDYEKLKNDLMTGSDRLKALLLQALRWRLTRTLQGEQRDTVLQAYISNDLLNCCNTKQKSVIQLIKSKNEIVRQYTARLINAFASLSEGRMYLSQFPSLLKLLVDCLQMEEKDSVARENVLGALQKLSLRRVHQSALIRQGLIGWLVDELQDSDCLSDYTLEYAVALLMNLCLRTEGKRTCTEKAKHVLKVLSDLLGHENHEIRPYVNGALYSILSVPSVRQEAKEMSMEEILQCYTKEENPELNRQIEFIIKQLNSVEVPQDEPESDDEEDEEEDDEEDVMEADLDKEEVLQPQPKELSGENLLTTEYLGIMTNMAKGKRRWNVLSAQSSDEPLQRPVTPSSHRNTMDSQAGRDGTDPSSLFHSPFPSRPPTRSGSRPSTSDSTHRALDSECWRSSQDSLGPPDTHSTNGHSQSDLAPGLATRPKIPRSPGSDAMRPRLPLLGPKFSQSEPQQSSRPNSATHSAHSSQSSRK from the exons ATGACTTCCAGAAAGGCTCAAGAGATGGGGGATGTTCTGGCAAACGAAGCAGATCTCCTTCTGATGATGAAAGAG TACCTGAAGTTCTGTGAGTTTGAGGAGACGGTGAAGATCTTTGAGAAGGAGTGCAAGAGCAAAGGAAAACGTGTTCCGAAAACGCCGAGCAGCCCACCTGTAGACCCCAAAACCCTAATCATTCAG AAGGATCTGATCAGCTCGTTCGAGGATGGAGATGCGAAGGTGTTTTTCGACCTGTGGTCAGAACACGTTCCTGCTGACTTTCGGGACAATGACTCGGCTGTGCAGAAGCTGGAATTCTACCTACGCATTCATTTCGTTATCTACCCACTGAAGAACTCTGTTGGAAGACAG gataaagctgactttgacgAGCGGATCAGCCACTTTAAACACTACCTGGAGACGCGGGGGGCAGCACTGAGCCAGACCACAGAGTTTCTGCCCTTTTACGCCCTGCCCTTCGTACCCAACCCTGCAGTGCATCCGTCCTTTCAGGAACTCTTTCAG GACTCCTGGGCTCCAAATTTAAGGAAAAGGCTGGAGACGTTCTTGGCAACGATACTGACCGCTTCAGCCTCACCCAGGCTGCTCACTCTATAC agagagagcacaaaaaGCAACAAAG AGAGCCTTAAGCAGATGCAGGCACAGCTGGCGGAAGCAGAGAAGAAAGCTTCCAGCTACATGCGGAGGCATAGTAAGATGCAGGCGGACTACCACAACCTCATTGGAGTGACTGCTGAACTGGTCGACTCGCTCGAGGCCACGGTCAGCGGGAAAATG ATTTCTCCTGAGTACCTTCAgggcgtgtgtgtgcgtctgttcAGTGGGCAGATGAGACAGAGCATGGCTCAGAGCATTGACTTTACGAGGCCTGGAACA gCCTCCTCCATGTTACGAGCATCTATAGCAGCACA GAGGCCCAAAGATGTGCCATTGCTGCCATCGCTGGACTACgagaagcttaaaaatgacCTAATGACCGGCTCAGACAGACTGAAGGCCCTGCTGCTTCAGGCTCTGCGCTGG aGATTGACTCGCACTCTTCAGGGTGAGCAGAGGGACACGGTTCTGCAGGCTTACATTAGCAACGACCTGCTAAACTGTTGCAACACCAAACAG AAGAGTGTGATCCAGCTCATCAAGTCCAAGAATGAAATCGTCCGGCAGTACACAGCTCGACTCATCAACGCTTTTGCCTCGCTGTCGGAAG GTCGTATGTACCTGTCTCAGTTCCCCtctctgctgaagctgctggtggaCTGTCTGCAGATGGAGGAGAAAGATTCAGTGGCCAGAGAGAATGTGCTGGGGGCTCTGCAGAAGCTCAGCCTCAG GAGGGTCCATCAGTCGGCTCTGATTAGACAGGGCTTGATCGGTTGGCTGGTGGATGAGCTGCAGGATTCGGACTGTTTATCAGATTACACATTGGAGTACGCCGTGGCTCTGCTCATGAACCTCTGCCTCCGCACTGAAG GAAAGAGAACGTGCACGGAGAAAGCCAAGCATGTTCTGAAGGTTCTGTCTGACCTCCTGGGACACGAGAATCATGAG atCCGCCCCTACGTGAATGGAGCTCTATACAGCATTCTGAGTGTTCCATCTGTGCGGCAGGAGGCCAAAGAGATG AGTATGGAGGAGATCCTGCAGTGCTACACTAAAGAGGAGAACCCCGAGTTGAACAGACAGATCGAGTTCATTATCAAACAGCTCAACTCAG TGGAGGTACCCCAAGATGAGCCTGAGTCCGATGAcgaagaggatgaggaggaggatgatgag GAGGACGTAATGGAGGCGGATTTGGATAAAGAGGAGGTTCTCCAGCCCCAGCCTAAAGAACTCTCTGGAGAGAACCTGCTGACCACAGAGTATCTGGGA ATCATGACGAACATGGCGAAGGGGAAAAGGAGGTGGAACGTTCTGTCAGCTCAGAGCTCAGATGAACCGCTCCAAAGACCTGTCACACCCAGCTCACACCGAAACACCAT GGATTCCCAAGCTGGTCGTGATGGCACAGACCCCTCCAGTCTGTTTCACTCTCCTTTCCCCTCCCGTCCCCCTACTCGCAGCGGCAGCCGGCCCAGCACCAGCGACTCCACTCATCGTGCACTGG ACTCTGAGTGTTGGCGCTCATCACAGGACTCTTTGGGGCCACCCGACACACACAGCACCAATGGCCACTCACAGAG
- the polr2h gene encoding DNA-directed RNA polymerases I, II, and III subunit RPABC3 codes for MAGILFEDIFDVKDIDPDGKKFDRVSRLHCESESFKMDLILDVNTQIYPVDLGDKFRLVIASTLYEDGTPDDGEYNPQDDRPSRADQFDYVMYGKVYKIEGDETSTEAATRLSAYVSYGGLLMRLQGDANNLHGFEVDSRVYLLMKKLAF; via the exons ATGGCTGGGATTCTGTTTGAAGATATTTTTGATGTGAAAGATATCGATCCAGATGGGAAGAAGTTTGACAGAG TATCTCGACTTCACTGTGAGAGTGAGTCTTTCAAAATGGACCTCATCCTGGACGTTAATACTCAGATCTATCCTGTTGATCTTG GTGACAAATTCAGATTGGTAATAGCCAGCACACTGTACGAAGACGGAACTCCAGATGATGGGGAGTACAACCCTCAAGATGACAGACCTTCTAG GGCAGATCAGTTTGATTATGTGATGTATGGCAAGGTGTATAAAATTGAAGGTGACGAGACTtctacagaagcagctacacgACT CTCCGCTTACGTGTCATATGGTGGTCTACTCATGCGGCTGCAGGGTGATGCCAACAATCTGCATGGATTCGAGGTGGACTCCAGGGTCTATTTACTCATGAAGAAGCTTGCGTTCTAA
- the armc9 gene encoding lisH domain-containing protein ARMC9 isoform X1 yields the protein MTSRKAQEMGDVLANEADLLLMMKEYLKFCEFEETVKIFEKECKSKGKRVPKTPSSPPVDPKTLIIQKDLISSFEDGDAKVFFDLWSEHVPADFRDNDSAVQKLEFYLRIHFVIYPLKNSVGRQDKADFDERISHFKHYLETRGAALSQTTEFLPFYALPFVPNPAVHPSFQELFQDSWAPNLRKRLETFLATILTASASPRLLTLYRESTKSNKESLKQMQAQLAEAEKKASSYMRRHSKMQADYHNLIGVTAELVDSLEATVSGKMISPEYLQGVCVRLFSGQMRQSMAQSIDFTRPGTGYYSMTPYDDGYASSMLRASIAAQRPKDVPLLPSLDYEKLKNDLMTGSDRLKALLLQALRWRLTRTLQGEQRDTVLQAYISNDLLNCCNTKQKSVIQLIKSKNEIVRQYTARLINAFASLSEGRMYLSQFPSLLKLLVDCLQMEEKDSVARENVLGALQKLSLRRVHQSALIRQGLIGWLVDELQDSDCLSDYTLEYAVALLMNLCLRTEGKRTCTEKAKHVLKVLSDLLGHENHEIRPYVNGALYSILSVPSVRQEAKEMSMEEILQCYTKEENPELNRQIEFIIKQLNSVEVPQDEPESDDEEDEEEDDEEDVMEADLDKEEVLQPQPKELSGENLLTTEYLGIMTNMAKGKRRWNVLSAQSSDEPLQRPVTPSSHRNTMDSQAGRDGTDPSSLFHSPFPSRPPTRSGSRPSTSDSTHRALDSECWRSSQDSLGPPDTHSTNGHSQSDLAPGLATRPKIPRSPGSDAMRPRLPLLGPKFSQSEPQQSSRPNSATHSAHSSQSSRK from the exons ATGACTTCCAGAAAGGCTCAAGAGATGGGGGATGTTCTGGCAAACGAAGCAGATCTCCTTCTGATGATGAAAGAG TACCTGAAGTTCTGTGAGTTTGAGGAGACGGTGAAGATCTTTGAGAAGGAGTGCAAGAGCAAAGGAAAACGTGTTCCGAAAACGCCGAGCAGCCCACCTGTAGACCCCAAAACCCTAATCATTCAG AAGGATCTGATCAGCTCGTTCGAGGATGGAGATGCGAAGGTGTTTTTCGACCTGTGGTCAGAACACGTTCCTGCTGACTTTCGGGACAATGACTCGGCTGTGCAGAAGCTGGAATTCTACCTACGCATTCATTTCGTTATCTACCCACTGAAGAACTCTGTTGGAAGACAG gataaagctgactttgacgAGCGGATCAGCCACTTTAAACACTACCTGGAGACGCGGGGGGCAGCACTGAGCCAGACCACAGAGTTTCTGCCCTTTTACGCCCTGCCCTTCGTACCCAACCCTGCAGTGCATCCGTCCTTTCAGGAACTCTTTCAG GACTCCTGGGCTCCAAATTTAAGGAAAAGGCTGGAGACGTTCTTGGCAACGATACTGACCGCTTCAGCCTCACCCAGGCTGCTCACTCTATAC agagagagcacaaaaaGCAACAAAG AGAGCCTTAAGCAGATGCAGGCACAGCTGGCGGAAGCAGAGAAGAAAGCTTCCAGCTACATGCGGAGGCATAGTAAGATGCAGGCGGACTACCACAACCTCATTGGAGTGACTGCTGAACTGGTCGACTCGCTCGAGGCCACGGTCAGCGGGAAAATG ATTTCTCCTGAGTACCTTCAgggcgtgtgtgtgcgtctgttcAGTGGGCAGATGAGACAGAGCATGGCTCAGAGCATTGACTTTACGAGGCCTGGAACA GGATATTACTCTATGACTCCTTATGATGATGGATAT gCCTCCTCCATGTTACGAGCATCTATAGCAGCACA GAGGCCCAAAGATGTGCCATTGCTGCCATCGCTGGACTACgagaagcttaaaaatgacCTAATGACCGGCTCAGACAGACTGAAGGCCCTGCTGCTTCAGGCTCTGCGCTGG aGATTGACTCGCACTCTTCAGGGTGAGCAGAGGGACACGGTTCTGCAGGCTTACATTAGCAACGACCTGCTAAACTGTTGCAACACCAAACAG AAGAGTGTGATCCAGCTCATCAAGTCCAAGAATGAAATCGTCCGGCAGTACACAGCTCGACTCATCAACGCTTTTGCCTCGCTGTCGGAAG GTCGTATGTACCTGTCTCAGTTCCCCtctctgctgaagctgctggtggaCTGTCTGCAGATGGAGGAGAAAGATTCAGTGGCCAGAGAGAATGTGCTGGGGGCTCTGCAGAAGCTCAGCCTCAG GAGGGTCCATCAGTCGGCTCTGATTAGACAGGGCTTGATCGGTTGGCTGGTGGATGAGCTGCAGGATTCGGACTGTTTATCAGATTACACATTGGAGTACGCCGTGGCTCTGCTCATGAACCTCTGCCTCCGCACTGAAG GAAAGAGAACGTGCACGGAGAAAGCCAAGCATGTTCTGAAGGTTCTGTCTGACCTCCTGGGACACGAGAATCATGAG atCCGCCCCTACGTGAATGGAGCTCTATACAGCATTCTGAGTGTTCCATCTGTGCGGCAGGAGGCCAAAGAGATG AGTATGGAGGAGATCCTGCAGTGCTACACTAAAGAGGAGAACCCCGAGTTGAACAGACAGATCGAGTTCATTATCAAACAGCTCAACTCAG TGGAGGTACCCCAAGATGAGCCTGAGTCCGATGAcgaagaggatgaggaggaggatgatgag GAGGACGTAATGGAGGCGGATTTGGATAAAGAGGAGGTTCTCCAGCCCCAGCCTAAAGAACTCTCTGGAGAGAACCTGCTGACCACAGAGTATCTGGGA ATCATGACGAACATGGCGAAGGGGAAAAGGAGGTGGAACGTTCTGTCAGCTCAGAGCTCAGATGAACCGCTCCAAAGACCTGTCACACCCAGCTCACACCGAAACACCAT GGATTCCCAAGCTGGTCGTGATGGCACAGACCCCTCCAGTCTGTTTCACTCTCCTTTCCCCTCCCGTCCCCCTACTCGCAGCGGCAGCCGGCCCAGCACCAGCGACTCCACTCATCGTGCACTGG ACTCTGAGTGTTGGCGCTCATCACAGGACTCTTTGGGGCCACCCGACACACACAGCACCAATGGCCACTCACAGAG